In one Candidatus Kaelpia aquatica genomic region, the following are encoded:
- a CDS encoding RtcB family protein: protein MNRVKFFLNDSLAPDISVINQIKTISKWEGVKSVSVFPDLSFKSKEIIPTGVVFDTDDLIYPIAIKSNFNCGITVIKTSLYYKDLDHNKISLIYKHLKDAFSDRKNSYWQISRVDLNDIIYKGVEWAKDRVGLSDSDQKNIEDEGSFFKNTDFTFKEVLNNIPSDVYQGGFKKLGSMWVGNHFLEMSRVSKVIDNDIAKTWGIEKDQIIFMIHGEPGAFGGRIGKYFMDRKDLSLKELIRKHRYHFTLNIKKYSKRRSAYFNTHSSPFAIEADSDEARRYISCAYAAANYGFVNRVLAYKLVQDIVVKYIDKNVKMEILIDVAHKIIKQEDLGGRKFWVHRNGASLALGPSFIKSHSLYSKTGQPVPLPGSMTAGSYICAAKDESSKSLFSVNHGTGRRISKKEIKEMTTNEDVYNLLREEGVHIERMGDGDISGASPEGYKDLDIVAKTISDFGLVKSVVKLKPIGVLKG, encoded by the coding sequence ATGAATAGAGTCAAATTTTTCTTAAACGATAGCTTGGCTCCTGATATCAGTGTAATAAATCAAATTAAGACAATATCTAAATGGGAAGGAGTAAAGAGTGTGTCTGTATTTCCCGACTTATCCTTTAAATCAAAAGAGATTATTCCAACAGGAGTAGTATTTGATACTGATGATTTAATATACCCTATAGCAATTAAGAGTAATTTCAATTGCGGTATAACAGTTATTAAAACCTCTTTGTATTATAAAGATCTTGATCACAATAAGATTAGCTTAATATACAAGCATCTTAAGGACGCTTTTTCAGATCGTAAAAATAGTTATTGGCAGATTAGTAGAGTTGATTTAAATGACATTATCTATAAGGGTGTTGAATGGGCTAAAGATAGGGTTGGATTAAGTGATTCAGACCAGAAAAATATCGAAGATGAGGGATCTTTCTTTAAAAATACCGATTTTACATTTAAAGAGGTATTAAACAATATTCCATCCGATGTTTATCAAGGAGGATTTAAAAAGCTTGGCTCAATGTGGGTTGGAAATCATTTTCTTGAGATGAGTAGAGTTAGTAAAGTTATAGATAATGACATTGCTAAAACTTGGGGCATAGAAAAGGATCAGATAATATTTATGATTCATGGTGAGCCGGGAGCATTTGGCGGCAGAATTGGTAAGTATTTTATGGATAGAAAAGATCTGAGTTTAAAGGAATTAATAAGAAAACATAGATATCATTTCACTTTAAATATAAAGAAGTATTCTAAGAGAAGATCGGCTTATTTTAATACCCATTCTTCGCCTTTTGCAATAGAAGCTGATTCAGATGAAGCAAGAAGATATATTTCTTGTGCTTATGCAGCAGCAAACTATGGTTTTGTAAATAGAGTCTTAGCCTATAAACTAGTTCAAGATATTGTGGTTAAGTACATAGATAAGAACGTAAAGATGGAGATACTTATAGACGTAGCTCACAAAATAATAAAACAAGAAGATTTAGGTGGTAGAAAGTTCTGGGTGCATAGAAATGGAGCTAGCTTAGCACTTGGGCCTTCATTTATTAAATCACATTCTTTGTATAGCAAGACAGGTCAGCCTGTGCCTTTGCCGGGCTCTATGACTGCCGGGTCTTATATATGTGCAGCAAAAGATGAAAGTTCTAAATCTCTATTTTCAGTTAATCATGGTACTGGCAGAAGGATTAGTAAAAAAGAGATTAAAGAGATGACGACAAATGAAGATGTATATAATTTGCTTAGAGAAGAAGGTGTGCATATAGAGCGTATGGGTGATGGTGATATAAGCGGAGCATCTCCTGAAGGGTATAAAGATTTAGATATAGTAGCGAAGACTATAAGTGATTTTGGTTTAGTAAAATCTGTAGTAAAGTTGAAACCAATAGGAGTGTTAAAAGGATAA
- a CDS encoding O-antigen ligase family protein, with translation MKKGIFYLEKALLVTFSLFIIFIPYFSKTGKICLVIGGLLWLIINLLKYNVKFFEHIFSKTVLNKPLLFFGLALIASLAFGLNPYHSYGVLMERYFYYFIFFLIGSYLVKDRQHLIVLTIFLILSGVILGVGGVWDYSRSPARLFSSFGIYTAFTPYLALGIPLLFMIGVFGKNKFLRLGSLMGVIVLFSCLLANFSRAAWAAILVSLLVVSFMKNKKITVCIVVIFVVGALFLSPAVKQRAIASFDISTWGGREEMYEGALEIFKDFPVFGSGLGQSERLLSFYKPELSRHLHAHNAFLEVLLETGMIGLLTFLWILVMFFKNMFKSIRLCQDKDVGAIQLGLSGGIFASLLLALTTTIIIVGFQDAALFWFLLGMGAGLVGKKDSYYEWNHDYNVKCYNKSQQEL, from the coding sequence ATGAAAAAAGGAATTTTTTATTTAGAAAAAGCATTATTAGTAACTTTTTCACTATTTATTATTTTTATTCCTTATTTTAGTAAAACAGGAAAGATTTGTTTAGTTATAGGCGGTTTATTATGGCTTATTATAAATTTATTGAAATATAATGTTAAATTTTTTGAACATATATTTTCTAAAACAGTATTAAACAAACCTTTATTATTTTTCGGGTTAGCTTTAATCGCTTCTCTTGCATTTGGCTTAAATCCTTATCATAGTTATGGTGTTCTTATGGAACGGTATTTCTATTATTTCATCTTTTTTTTAATTGGTAGTTATTTAGTTAAAGATAGGCAGCATTTAATTGTTTTAACCATTTTTTTGATTTTAAGCGGTGTAATTTTAGGTGTTGGAGGGGTATGGGATTACTCCCGTTCTCCAGCCCGCCTTTTTTCTTCTTTTGGAATTTATACCGCATTTACTCCTTATTTAGCGTTAGGCATACCATTGCTCTTTATGATTGGAGTTTTTGGAAAAAATAAGTTTTTAAGATTGGGCAGTTTGATGGGTGTTATTGTTTTATTTTCTTGTTTGCTTGCGAACTTTTCAAGGGCAGCTTGGGCAGCAATATTAGTTTCTTTATTAGTTGTCTCTTTTATGAAGAATAAAAAGATAACAGTTTGTATAGTGGTTATTTTTGTTGTTGGAGCTTTGTTTTTATCACCAGCAGTGAAACAGAGAGCGATTGCATCTTTTGATATATCTACCTGGGGAGGAAGAGAAGAGATGTATGAAGGAGCCTTAGAAATATTTAAAGATTTTCCGGTTTTTGGATCTGGATTAGGGCAAAGTGAAAGACTTCTCTCGTTTTATAAGCCGGAATTGAGCAGGCATCTTCATGCCCACAATGCATTTTTAGAGGTTCTCCTTGAAACCGGGATGATAGGTTTACTTACCTTTTTGTGGATTTTAGTTATGTTTTTTAAAAACATGTTCAAGTCGATAAGGCTATGTCAAGATAAGGATGTAGGAGCAATTCAATTAGGATTAAGCGGCGGGATTTTTGCCAGCTTATTGCTTGCGTTGACTACTACGATTATTATTGTGGGTTTTCAGGATGCGGCACTGTTCTGGTTTTTGTTGGGGATGGGTGCTGGACTAGTAGGGAAAAAAGATAGCTATTACGAATGGAATCATGATTATAATGTTAAATGTTATAATAAAAGCCAGCAGGAATTATAG
- a CDS encoding glycosyltransferase family 2 protein: MKVSIIIPAHNEEYLIGKVLADVVDQVPLEIIEEVVVVDDHSIDATAQIVSEFAQNHTTFNIEVVSNNTPAGFANALRFGIKQARGDLLLHLMADGCDNISDILLIFEKFKQKNIDMVCGSRYMKPGERNGGLVLKGFFSRLVGISLSRIINIPTKDCSNAFKMYKKDILDNIMLNSDSFEISMELCVKAYLFGYKISEISTVWHEREDGSSDFKMFHESFGYIRLYFWAILKYFNKVIYGKIIKL, encoded by the coding sequence ATGAAAGTTAGTATTATAATACCTGCTCACAACGAAGAGTATTTAATAGGCAAGGTATTAGCTGATGTAGTAGACCAAGTACCACTTGAGATCATAGAAGAGGTTGTTGTGGTAGATGATCATTCAATAGATGCCACAGCTCAGATTGTTAGCGAATTTGCTCAAAATCATACTACGTTTAATATCGAAGTTGTCTCTAATAATACTCCTGCAGGTTTTGCCAATGCTTTAAGATTCGGCATTAAACAGGCAAGAGGTGATCTATTGCTGCATTTAATGGCAGATGGATGCGATAATATTAGTGATATACTATTAATATTTGAAAAATTTAAACAGAAAAATATCGATATGGTTTGTGGCTCTAGATATATGAAGCCTGGAGAGAGAAATGGAGGCTTGGTTTTAAAAGGATTTTTTTCAAGGCTTGTTGGAATAAGTCTTAGTAGGATTATCAATATTCCTACAAAAGATTGTAGTAATGCTTTTAAGATGTATAAAAAGGATATATTGGATAATATTATGCTCAATTCTGATAGTTTTGAGATTTCCATGGAGTTATGTGTAAAAGCTTATCTTTTTGGTTATAAGATAAGCGAGATATCTACTGTCTGGCATGAGAGAGAAGATGGTAGTTCTGATTTTAAGATGTTTCATGAGTCTTTTGGATATATCAGGTTATATTTTTGGGCTATTTTAAAATATTTCAATAAAGTAATATATGGTAAAATTATTAAATTATGA
- a CDS encoding glycosyltransferase, producing the protein MKICIDINSTLKSSSTGIGMFTVALVKALASLSWSNEHKLVLCYRKRFFDFKKRCPNIKSNSIKYVNVYKRDLPKADICLTSSFGFKPSPYGKSILIIHDLIPLVAPELSSIDTRSIVLSSLPRLIKDVDCIVCVSHNTRNDLLRFYPDAQDKTKVIYPVIDPMYKVIEDKNKLKKRLHKLGIVDDYILFVSTIEPRKNLLSLLKAFPKIKEKFPEIKLVVVGKYIKSYKDVEEYIKTYELKEDLISLGYVKQEDLVFLYNGAKVLVFPSFYEGFGLPIAEAFSCGTPVVTSNISSMREIAEGAAELVNPYSIDSIAAGVIKVLKDNDYRDDLVKNGSNKVKNFGLDLITRQYRSMMEDILGQKIGYRYIKKNVYPLTIDIGGLIVELNANHSRYLDYLKVYFNKIVVQSNLSKKPQISININWCSNNFNEYFLKLKSLLDGNMLGPGTFIANNRIAALKKVNNKKKVLLDLTLGDREIFLNAVMIRKFLKDSMRYALPSRSQEELFFAITYPILYYTLFWYLEYFKQTHILHASAVEFNNIGLIICGLEGIGKTSLALSLLQNRDSRFISDNLIFYDKERVYPCYELVRIHKNESELLWRDKFNKIDRFKVSKSFYSPNTVDDVKNFKPDILIFPQFSSKFTIRELNTLEAVNKAIISSSIPAELNNYMEYSSLYNWLVPDFNLSESRKSVLDALLSNVRCYEVGMVKSEGLDKNVERLKETLLKL; encoded by the coding sequence ATGAAAATATGTATTGATATCAATTCTACGTTAAAATCTTCTTCTACAGGTATTGGAATGTTTACTGTTGCTTTAGTTAAAGCCTTGGCTTCTCTATCCTGGTCTAATGAGCATAAGTTAGTTCTCTGTTATAGAAAAAGATTCTTTGATTTTAAGAAGAGATGTCCCAACATTAAATCTAATAGTATTAAGTATGTTAATGTTTATAAAAGAGATTTACCAAAAGCAGATATCTGTCTAACTTCAAGTTTTGGATTTAAGCCCTCGCCTTATGGAAAAAGTATTCTAATAATACATGATCTTATTCCTTTGGTTGCTCCGGAGTTATCATCAATCGATACAAGGAGTATTGTACTTAGTTCACTACCTAGATTAATTAAAGATGTTGATTGTATTGTATGTGTATCCCATAACACAAGGAATGATCTCTTAAGATTCTATCCCGATGCTCAGGATAAAACAAAGGTAATATATCCTGTAATTGATCCAATGTATAAGGTAATAGAAGATAAAAATAAGCTAAAGAAGAGACTCCATAAGCTTGGAATAGTAGATGATTATATTCTCTTTGTCTCAACTATTGAACCTAGAAAAAATCTTCTCTCTCTATTAAAAGCATTTCCTAAGATAAAAGAGAAATTTCCTGAGATTAAACTTGTTGTAGTTGGTAAATATATAAAGTCTTATAAGGATGTAGAGGAGTATATTAAAACATATGAACTTAAAGAAGACCTTATCTCTTTAGGGTATGTAAAGCAGGAAGATTTAGTATTTTTATACAATGGAGCTAAAGTATTAGTCTTTCCTTCTTTTTATGAAGGCTTTGGCCTGCCGATTGCAGAGGCTTTCTCTTGCGGTACTCCAGTAGTAACCTCTAATATTTCTTCAATGAGAGAGATTGCTGAAGGGGCTGCAGAGCTTGTAAATCCTTATAGTATAGATAGTATCGCAGCTGGGGTTATTAAAGTTTTAAAGGATAATGATTACAGAGATGATCTTGTAAAAAACGGGTCAAATAAAGTTAAAAATTTTGGTTTGGATTTAATTACTAGACAATATAGAAGTATGATGGAAGATATTCTAGGTCAAAAGATAGGCTATAGATATATTAAGAAAAATGTATATCCATTGACTATCGATATAGGTGGATTAATAGTAGAGTTAAATGCTAATCATTCTAGGTATTTGGATTATCTGAAAGTATATTTTAATAAGATTGTAGTGCAATCAAATCTATCTAAAAAACCTCAAATCTCTATAAATATTAATTGGTGTAGTAATAATTTTAATGAGTATTTTTTAAAACTCAAGAGTTTATTAGATGGTAATATGCTTGGACCTGGTACATTTATTGCAAATAATAGAATAGCAGCTCTTAAAAAGGTTAATAATAAAAAGAAGGTTTTGTTAGATCTTACATTAGGAGATAGGGAAATATTCTTAAATGCTGTTATGATTAGAAAGTTTTTAAAGGATTCTATGAGGTATGCTTTGCCTAGTAGGTCTCAAGAAGAGCTGTTTTTCGCAATCACATATCCTATTTTATATTATACTCTTTTTTGGTATTTAGAATATTTTAAACAGACCCATATATTACATGCTTCAGCAGTTGAATTTAATAATATTGGTTTAATAATTTGTGGTTTGGAGGGAATAGGAAAGACTAGTTTGGCTTTATCTTTATTACAGAATAGAGATTCACGATTTATCTCTGATAATCTTATCTTTTATGATAAGGAGAGAGTCTATCCTTGCTATGAATTAGTGAGAATACATAAAAATGAGAGTGAATTATTATGGAGAGATAAGTTCAACAAAATAGATAGGTTTAAAGTCAGTAAAAGTTTTTACAGCCCTAATACAGTAGATGATGTTAAAAATTTTAAACCAGATATACTTATATTTCCTCAATTTAGTTCAAAGTTTACCATAAGAGAGTTGAATACATTAGAAGCAGTTAATAAGGCAATTATCTCAAGTTCTATTCCTGCAGAATTGAATAATTATATGGAGTATAGTAGCCTTTACAATTGGTTGGTTCCGGATTTTAACTTGTCAGAATCTAGAAAAAGCGTCTTAGATGCATTGCTTTCAAATGTTCGCTGTTATGAGGTTGGAATGGTTAAATCTGAAGGTTTAGATAAGAATGTAGAGAGACTTAAAGAGACATTATTAAAACTATGA
- a CDS encoding ATP-binding protein gives MVERSEYINFIKNALDRSRAVALLGPRQSGKTTLARELVNIHSPNYFDLEDQSSLVALADPKGVLESLKGLVVIDEVQQRPELFPLLRVLLDRKPLPAKFLILGSASPGFLRQSSESLAGRLELIEMGGFDLAEVGEKKASLLWLRGGFPLSFLAKNDVDSFSWRKSFIKTFLERDLREQGIELSSVTLHRFWAMLANSHGQIWNAAPIASSLGISEPTVRRYLDIFTGVFMVRQLHPWHVNIKKRQVKSPKVYIRDTGILNSFLELKTEAEILRHQTYGASWEGLVIEQLIRTLDIDHPYFWATHQGAEIDLVFNKGGRMYGVEIKRADAPTITPSMKNALEDLKLERIAVIYPGEKRYSIHSQINVVPFNEILGGMKSIFG, from the coding sequence ATGGTTGAAAGAAGTGAATACATAAATTTTATTAAAAATGCGCTTGATCGAAGCCGGGCGGTTGCGCTTTTAGGACCTCGCCAGTCTGGCAAGACAACACTAGCTCGGGAATTAGTCAATATTCACTCTCCTAACTATTTTGATCTTGAAGATCAAAGTAGTCTCGTTGCTTTGGCTGATCCGAAGGGGGTTCTTGAGTCTTTAAAGGGATTGGTTGTTATTGATGAGGTGCAGCAACGTCCTGAACTTTTCCCTCTTTTGCGGGTGCTTCTAGACCGCAAACCGTTACCTGCAAAATTTTTAATTCTCGGAAGCGCATCCCCCGGTTTTTTACGGCAGTCATCAGAATCTCTTGCAGGACGATTAGAATTAATTGAAATGGGTGGATTTGATCTTGCCGAAGTTGGTGAAAAGAAAGCCTCTTTGCTGTGGTTAAGAGGAGGGTTCCCTTTATCATTCTTGGCTAAGAACGACGTTGACAGCTTTAGTTGGAGGAAAAGTTTTATTAAAACATTTCTTGAGCGTGATTTGCGTGAACAGGGAATTGAGCTTTCATCTGTGACGCTGCATCGTTTTTGGGCTATGTTGGCAAATAGCCATGGTCAAATATGGAATGCGGCGCCAATTGCTTCTTCGTTAGGTATTTCAGAGCCAACAGTCAGAAGATATCTGGATATCTTTACAGGTGTGTTTATGGTACGCCAACTTCATCCATGGCATGTGAATATTAAAAAACGTCAGGTTAAGTCACCTAAAGTTTATATTCGAGATACGGGAATATTAAATTCCTTTTTAGAGTTAAAGACGGAAGCTGAAATTTTACGGCATCAAACATACGGAGCATCTTGGGAGGGTCTAGTTATTGAGCAATTGATCCGCACTTTGGATATTGACCATCCATATTTCTGGGCAACACATCAAGGGGCGGAGATTGATTTGGTGTTTAATAAAGGCGGGAGGATGTACGGTGTTGAAATTAAACGGGCGGATGCTCCGACTATAACTCCATCTATGAAGAATGCACTAGAGGATTTAAAACTTGAGCGCATTGCTGTCATCTATCCTGGGGAAAAACGGTATTCTATTCATAGCCAAATTAATGTCGTACCATTTAATGAGATCTTAGGTGGGATGAAGAGTATTTTTGGATAA